A portion of the Acanthopagrus latus isolate v.2019 chromosome 21, fAcaLat1.1, whole genome shotgun sequence genome contains these proteins:
- the olfml2bb gene encoding olfactomedin-like protein 2B isoform X2, producing the protein MWRRLPLLFLCCALSGLDALEADKNADPAPAEAADPGKLDKEAPSAARAEDSQRGGQQPTAEPLEEEMDNQENIISQLLGDYDKVKTVSSGSDCVCRCVVRPIKRSDCSRIHESDLASASEHFYTVETITKGTDCKKCVCMAPPSAVNPCEGEYRFKKLQEASKDDIKLATIIDLLEGSLYGMDLLKLHSVTTKLLTRVDNMERAFAHNLTEIAREKERARERAKEKEKEKKAQQKKKKVNDLERAGQKSGAAAFANKQNYDGQLKKNQQQDGLEQQQPPKNRTGTQKPIKDKNSVVIRGVTFYKAEEESYKEEEEEEEEEEGNGKSTTLTSKASMDADQLPASRTFPIKSTGLSSTISTELNSEDLSRTPNRPALIQPPTVSPIAAKKNPKPTRPAPIKPTTETTPTTANSPTIKLTTTQQTTTTTQPPVRVSQHSISVPGANKGPPIDASPTAESKSRPRSRLSWTESPADQPKATTKPAVCKDTVASISEPVQQNSYGLSDGAWMRDARGHGNVIYLTNGHYGNNLLEFRDMDTFKSGQASNSYKLPYSFTGTGHVVFNGAFYYNRAFSRDIIRYDLRHRYVASWTTLHDAILEEQAHRTQTEVEFAVDESGLWLLYPALDTEGFHQEVILLIHLNHRDLQPIRTFRTGLRRGRYGNSFLVCGVLYGVDSMERHYANVTYAFDTHTLTHTVPSLAITNVHAHTSQLAYNPMDKKLYAWDDGHQMTYDVVFAY; encoded by the exons ATGTGGCGCAGACTCCCACTGCTGTTTTTATGCTGTGCTCTGAGTGGACTGGATGCTCTGGAGGCGGACAAAAACGCCGACCCCGCGCCGGCCGAAGCAGCAGACCCGGGTAAACTGGACAAGGAGGCTCCCTCCGCGGCCAGAGCGGAGGACAGCCAGCGGGGAGGGCAGCAGCCCACCGCCgagcctctggaggaggagatggacaaCCAAGAGAACATCATCAgccag TTGCTGGGGGATTATGACAAAGTAAAGACTGTGTCATCAGGGTCCGActgtgtgtgtcgctgtgttGTTCGACCAATCAAACGCTCTGACTGCAGCCGTATCCACGAGAGCGACCTGGCGTCAGCGTCTGAGCATTTTTACACCGTGGAGACGATCACCAAAGGAACGGACTgcaagaagtgtgtgtgcatggctcCACCTTCAGCTGTCAACCCCTGCGAGGGAGAGTACAGGTTTAAAAAACTACAGGAGGCCAGCAAAGATGACATCAAG CTGGCAACCATCATTGACTTGCTGGAGGGCTCTCTGTATGGGATGGACTTGTTAAAGCTCCACTCTGTCACCACCAAGCTGCTGACCAGGGTGGACAACATGGAGAGA GCTTTTGCTCATAATCTTACTGAGATAGCAAGAGAGAAAGAACGTGCAAGggaaagagcaaaagaaaaggagaaagagaagaaggcccagcagaaaaagaagaaggtcAATGACTTGGAGCGTGCAGGACAGAAAAGTGGAGCAGCTGCCTTTGCCAACAAGCAG AATTATGACGGTCAGCTGAAGAAGAACCAACAGCAAGATGGTTTGGAACAACAGCAGCCACCCAAGAATAGGACCGGAACTCAGAAGCCAATCAAAGACAAGAACAGCGTGGTCATCAGAGGCGTGACCTTTTacaaggcagaggaggagagctacaaagaggaggaggaggaggaggaggaggaggaagggaatgGAAAGAGTA CTACTCTAACCTCAAAAGCTTCAATGGACGCTGACCAGCTCCCAGCTAGCAGGACTTTCCCCATCAAGAGTACGGGACTGTCAAGCACTATAAGCACAGAACTGAACTCCGAGGACCTGTCAAGGACACCGAACAGGCCTGCACTCATCCAGCCACCAACAGTTTCCCCAATTGCcgccaaaaaaaacccaaaaccaacCAGACCAGCGCCTATCAAAccaacaactgaaacaacaccaacaactgCAAATTCACCAACAATCAAACTGACGACCACACAGCAAACTACAACTACCACTCAGCCTCCTGTGCGTGTCAGTCAGCATAGCATCTCAGTTCCAGGTGCCAATAAAGGTCCACCCATTGATGCGTCTCCCACAGCAGAGTCCAAGTCAAGACCCAGAAGTCGGCTCAGCTGGACAGAGAGCCCTGCTGACCAACCAAAGGCCACAACAAAGCCTG cagtGTGTAAGGACACAGTAGCCAGCATATCTGAACCGGTGCAGCAGAACTCTTACGGCCTGAGTGATGGAGCCTGGATGAGAGATGCTCGCGGCCATGGTAACGTCATCTACCTCACCAATGGGCACTATGGCAATAACCTCCTAGAGTTCCGAGACATGGACACCTTCAAATCAG GTCAGGCAAGTAATTCATACAAGCTGCCCTACAGTTTCACTGGAACAGGCCACGTCGTGTTTAACGGAGCATTCTACTACAACCGCGCCTTCAGCAGGGACATCATCAGATATGACCTGAGACACAGATATGTAGCCTCCTGGACCACACTACACGATGCTATACTGGAGGAGCAAGCTCACCGGACACAAACTGAA GTGGAGTTTGCCGTTGATGAGTCCGGCCTGTGGCTGCTCTACCCTGCTCTGGATACAGAGGGCTTCCATCAGGAAGTAATCCTGCTCATCCACCTCAATCACCGAGACCTGCAGCCAATAAGGACCTTCCGCACAGGTCTTAGACGTGGTCGCTACGGAAACAGCTTCCTGGTTTGTGGTGTGTTATACGGGGTAGATAGTATGGAGCGTCACTATGCTAATGTGACATATgcctttgacacacacacactcacccacactgTGCCAAGCCTTGCGATTACaaatgtgcacgcacacacctcCCAGCTGGCTTACAACCCAATGGACAAGAAACTGTATGCATGGGATGATGGACATCAGATGACAtatgatgttgtttttgcttATTAG
- the olfml2bb gene encoding olfactomedin-like protein 2B isoform X1, translating to MWRRLPLLFLCCALSGLDALEADKNADPAPAEAADPGKLDKEAPSAARAEDSQRGGQQPTAEPLEEEMDNQENIISQLLGDYDKVKTVSSGSDCVCRCVVRPIKRSDCSRIHESDLASASEHFYTVETITKGTDCKKCVCMAPPSAVNPCEGEYRFKKLQEASKDDIKLATIIDLLEGSLYGMDLLKLHSVTTKLLTRVDNMERAFAHNLTEIAREKERARERAKEKEKEKKAQQKKKKVNDLERAGQKSGAAAFANKQKNYDGQLKKNQQQDGLEQQQPPKNRTGTQKPIKDKNSVVIRGVTFYKAEEESYKEEEEEEEEEEGNGKSTTLTSKASMDADQLPASRTFPIKSTGLSSTISTELNSEDLSRTPNRPALIQPPTVSPIAAKKNPKPTRPAPIKPTTETTPTTANSPTIKLTTTQQTTTTTQPPVRVSQHSISVPGANKGPPIDASPTAESKSRPRSRLSWTESPADQPKATTKPAVCKDTVASISEPVQQNSYGLSDGAWMRDARGHGNVIYLTNGHYGNNLLEFRDMDTFKSGQASNSYKLPYSFTGTGHVVFNGAFYYNRAFSRDIIRYDLRHRYVASWTTLHDAILEEQAHRTQTEVEFAVDESGLWLLYPALDTEGFHQEVILLIHLNHRDLQPIRTFRTGLRRGRYGNSFLVCGVLYGVDSMERHYANVTYAFDTHTLTHTVPSLAITNVHAHTSQLAYNPMDKKLYAWDDGHQMTYDVVFAY from the exons ATGTGGCGCAGACTCCCACTGCTGTTTTTATGCTGTGCTCTGAGTGGACTGGATGCTCTGGAGGCGGACAAAAACGCCGACCCCGCGCCGGCCGAAGCAGCAGACCCGGGTAAACTGGACAAGGAGGCTCCCTCCGCGGCCAGAGCGGAGGACAGCCAGCGGGGAGGGCAGCAGCCCACCGCCgagcctctggaggaggagatggacaaCCAAGAGAACATCATCAgccag TTGCTGGGGGATTATGACAAAGTAAAGACTGTGTCATCAGGGTCCGActgtgtgtgtcgctgtgttGTTCGACCAATCAAACGCTCTGACTGCAGCCGTATCCACGAGAGCGACCTGGCGTCAGCGTCTGAGCATTTTTACACCGTGGAGACGATCACCAAAGGAACGGACTgcaagaagtgtgtgtgcatggctcCACCTTCAGCTGTCAACCCCTGCGAGGGAGAGTACAGGTTTAAAAAACTACAGGAGGCCAGCAAAGATGACATCAAG CTGGCAACCATCATTGACTTGCTGGAGGGCTCTCTGTATGGGATGGACTTGTTAAAGCTCCACTCTGTCACCACCAAGCTGCTGACCAGGGTGGACAACATGGAGAGA GCTTTTGCTCATAATCTTACTGAGATAGCAAGAGAGAAAGAACGTGCAAGggaaagagcaaaagaaaaggagaaagagaagaaggcccagcagaaaaagaagaaggtcAATGACTTGGAGCGTGCAGGACAGAAAAGTGGAGCAGCTGCCTTTGCCAACAAGCAG aagAATTATGACGGTCAGCTGAAGAAGAACCAACAGCAAGATGGTTTGGAACAACAGCAGCCACCCAAGAATAGGACCGGAACTCAGAAGCCAATCAAAGACAAGAACAGCGTGGTCATCAGAGGCGTGACCTTTTacaaggcagaggaggagagctacaaagaggaggaggaggaggaggaggaggaggaagggaatgGAAAGAGTA CTACTCTAACCTCAAAAGCTTCAATGGACGCTGACCAGCTCCCAGCTAGCAGGACTTTCCCCATCAAGAGTACGGGACTGTCAAGCACTATAAGCACAGAACTGAACTCCGAGGACCTGTCAAGGACACCGAACAGGCCTGCACTCATCCAGCCACCAACAGTTTCCCCAATTGCcgccaaaaaaaacccaaaaccaacCAGACCAGCGCCTATCAAAccaacaactgaaacaacaccaacaactgCAAATTCACCAACAATCAAACTGACGACCACACAGCAAACTACAACTACCACTCAGCCTCCTGTGCGTGTCAGTCAGCATAGCATCTCAGTTCCAGGTGCCAATAAAGGTCCACCCATTGATGCGTCTCCCACAGCAGAGTCCAAGTCAAGACCCAGAAGTCGGCTCAGCTGGACAGAGAGCCCTGCTGACCAACCAAAGGCCACAACAAAGCCTG cagtGTGTAAGGACACAGTAGCCAGCATATCTGAACCGGTGCAGCAGAACTCTTACGGCCTGAGTGATGGAGCCTGGATGAGAGATGCTCGCGGCCATGGTAACGTCATCTACCTCACCAATGGGCACTATGGCAATAACCTCCTAGAGTTCCGAGACATGGACACCTTCAAATCAG GTCAGGCAAGTAATTCATACAAGCTGCCCTACAGTTTCACTGGAACAGGCCACGTCGTGTTTAACGGAGCATTCTACTACAACCGCGCCTTCAGCAGGGACATCATCAGATATGACCTGAGACACAGATATGTAGCCTCCTGGACCACACTACACGATGCTATACTGGAGGAGCAAGCTCACCGGACACAAACTGAA GTGGAGTTTGCCGTTGATGAGTCCGGCCTGTGGCTGCTCTACCCTGCTCTGGATACAGAGGGCTTCCATCAGGAAGTAATCCTGCTCATCCACCTCAATCACCGAGACCTGCAGCCAATAAGGACCTTCCGCACAGGTCTTAGACGTGGTCGCTACGGAAACAGCTTCCTGGTTTGTGGTGTGTTATACGGGGTAGATAGTATGGAGCGTCACTATGCTAATGTGACATATgcctttgacacacacacactcacccacactgTGCCAAGCCTTGCGATTACaaatgtgcacgcacacacctcCCAGCTGGCTTACAACCCAATGGACAAGAAACTGTATGCATGGGATGATGGACATCAGATGACAtatgatgttgtttttgcttATTAG
- the olfml2bb gene encoding olfactomedin-like protein 2B isoform X3 has translation MWRRLPLLFLCCALSGLDALEADKNADPAPAEAADPGKLDKEAPSAARAEDSQRGGQQPTAEPLEEEMDNQENIISQLLGDYDKVKTVSSGSDCVCRCVVRPIKRSDCSRIHESDLASASEHFYTVETITKGTDCKKCVCMAPPSAVNPCEGEYRFKKLQEASKDDIKLATIIDLLEGSLYGMDLLKLHSVTTKLLTRVDNMERAFAHNLTEIAREKERARERAKEKEKEKKAQQKKKKVNDLERAGQKSGAAAFANKQKNYDGQLKKNQQQDGLEQQQPPKNRTGTQKPIKDKNSVVIRGVTFYKAEEESYKEEEEEEEEEEGNGKSTTLTSKASMDADQLPASRTFPIKSTGLSSTISTELNSEDLSRTPNRPALIQPPTVSPIAAKKNPKPTRPAPIKPTTETTPTTANSPTIKLTTTQQTTTTTQPPVRVSQHSISVPGANKGPPIDASPTAESKSRPRSRLSWTESPADQPKATTKPVCKDTVASISEPVQQNSYGLSDGAWMRDARGHGNVIYLTNGHYGNNLLEFRDMDTFKSGQASNSYKLPYSFTGTGHVVFNGAFYYNRAFSRDIIRYDLRHRYVASWTTLHDAILEEQAHRTQTEVEFAVDESGLWLLYPALDTEGFHQEVILLIHLNHRDLQPIRTFRTGLRRGRYGNSFLVCGVLYGVDSMERHYANVTYAFDTHTLTHTVPSLAITNVHAHTSQLAYNPMDKKLYAWDDGHQMTYDVVFAY, from the exons ATGTGGCGCAGACTCCCACTGCTGTTTTTATGCTGTGCTCTGAGTGGACTGGATGCTCTGGAGGCGGACAAAAACGCCGACCCCGCGCCGGCCGAAGCAGCAGACCCGGGTAAACTGGACAAGGAGGCTCCCTCCGCGGCCAGAGCGGAGGACAGCCAGCGGGGAGGGCAGCAGCCCACCGCCgagcctctggaggaggagatggacaaCCAAGAGAACATCATCAgccag TTGCTGGGGGATTATGACAAAGTAAAGACTGTGTCATCAGGGTCCGActgtgtgtgtcgctgtgttGTTCGACCAATCAAACGCTCTGACTGCAGCCGTATCCACGAGAGCGACCTGGCGTCAGCGTCTGAGCATTTTTACACCGTGGAGACGATCACCAAAGGAACGGACTgcaagaagtgtgtgtgcatggctcCACCTTCAGCTGTCAACCCCTGCGAGGGAGAGTACAGGTTTAAAAAACTACAGGAGGCCAGCAAAGATGACATCAAG CTGGCAACCATCATTGACTTGCTGGAGGGCTCTCTGTATGGGATGGACTTGTTAAAGCTCCACTCTGTCACCACCAAGCTGCTGACCAGGGTGGACAACATGGAGAGA GCTTTTGCTCATAATCTTACTGAGATAGCAAGAGAGAAAGAACGTGCAAGggaaagagcaaaagaaaaggagaaagagaagaaggcccagcagaaaaagaagaaggtcAATGACTTGGAGCGTGCAGGACAGAAAAGTGGAGCAGCTGCCTTTGCCAACAAGCAG aagAATTATGACGGTCAGCTGAAGAAGAACCAACAGCAAGATGGTTTGGAACAACAGCAGCCACCCAAGAATAGGACCGGAACTCAGAAGCCAATCAAAGACAAGAACAGCGTGGTCATCAGAGGCGTGACCTTTTacaaggcagaggaggagagctacaaagaggaggaggaggaggaggaggaggaggaagggaatgGAAAGAGTA CTACTCTAACCTCAAAAGCTTCAATGGACGCTGACCAGCTCCCAGCTAGCAGGACTTTCCCCATCAAGAGTACGGGACTGTCAAGCACTATAAGCACAGAACTGAACTCCGAGGACCTGTCAAGGACACCGAACAGGCCTGCACTCATCCAGCCACCAACAGTTTCCCCAATTGCcgccaaaaaaaacccaaaaccaacCAGACCAGCGCCTATCAAAccaacaactgaaacaacaccaacaactgCAAATTCACCAACAATCAAACTGACGACCACACAGCAAACTACAACTACCACTCAGCCTCCTGTGCGTGTCAGTCAGCATAGCATCTCAGTTCCAGGTGCCAATAAAGGTCCACCCATTGATGCGTCTCCCACAGCAGAGTCCAAGTCAAGACCCAGAAGTCGGCTCAGCTGGACAGAGAGCCCTGCTGACCAACCAAAGGCCACAACAAAGCCTG tGTGTAAGGACACAGTAGCCAGCATATCTGAACCGGTGCAGCAGAACTCTTACGGCCTGAGTGATGGAGCCTGGATGAGAGATGCTCGCGGCCATGGTAACGTCATCTACCTCACCAATGGGCACTATGGCAATAACCTCCTAGAGTTCCGAGACATGGACACCTTCAAATCAG GTCAGGCAAGTAATTCATACAAGCTGCCCTACAGTTTCACTGGAACAGGCCACGTCGTGTTTAACGGAGCATTCTACTACAACCGCGCCTTCAGCAGGGACATCATCAGATATGACCTGAGACACAGATATGTAGCCTCCTGGACCACACTACACGATGCTATACTGGAGGAGCAAGCTCACCGGACACAAACTGAA GTGGAGTTTGCCGTTGATGAGTCCGGCCTGTGGCTGCTCTACCCTGCTCTGGATACAGAGGGCTTCCATCAGGAAGTAATCCTGCTCATCCACCTCAATCACCGAGACCTGCAGCCAATAAGGACCTTCCGCACAGGTCTTAGACGTGGTCGCTACGGAAACAGCTTCCTGGTTTGTGGTGTGTTATACGGGGTAGATAGTATGGAGCGTCACTATGCTAATGTGACATATgcctttgacacacacacactcacccacactgTGCCAAGCCTTGCGATTACaaatgtgcacgcacacacctcCCAGCTGGCTTACAACCCAATGGACAAGAAACTGTATGCATGGGATGATGGACATCAGATGACAtatgatgttgtttttgcttATTAG